A genomic segment from Nocardiopsis sp. Huas11 encodes:
- a CDS encoding spore-associated protein A, with product MLRTSAHRASTRIVPVLSLALSLALLVVVADPEPASAASYGGQCGSGYSKVNDAAISGGTIFLAYNSSSGKNCVVVVRDSTGAGMNMHAALKTSDGTSWQTDKGDFTQYAGPVYLSASGQCVDWGGQIGGEWVVRTGTNCG from the coding sequence ATGCTGAGGACCTCCGCGCACCGGGCCTCGACCAGGATCGTCCCGGTGCTGAGCCTGGCGCTGAGCCTGGCCCTCCTCGTGGTCGTGGCCGACCCCGAGCCGGCGTCAGCCGCCTCCTACGGAGGCCAGTGCGGCAGCGGATACTCGAAGGTCAACGACGCCGCGATCAGCGGCGGCACGATCTTCCTCGCCTACAACTCCTCCTCCGGTAAGAACTGCGTGGTCGTGGTGCGCGACAGCACCGGCGCCGGGATGAACATGCACGCGGCGCTCAAGACCAGCGACGGGACGTCGTGGCAGACCGACAAGGGCGACTTCACGCAGTACGCGGGGCCGGTCTACCTGTCCGCGTCGGGCCAGTGCGTGGACTGGGGCGGCCAGATCGGCGGCGAGTGGGTCGTGCGCACCGGCACCAACTGCGGATAG